The Glycine soja cultivar W05 chromosome 9, ASM419377v2, whole genome shotgun sequence sequence tttgtgGTGAGAATTCAGTACTTGACAGAGATTAAAAACTGCTTAAAAATTGGGAACTAAAAGAGATAAATGAACCAACAACAGAGTGCGACGGATTATGTACCTGAGGTGAATTATCAATTATGGCAACTTTTGCAAGATCAACACCTAATATAGTAAGATCTTTTGTGTAGTTTCCATCTGAAAAAAGGCATGATTCTCGATACATGCGACGAGAAATAAATCTTCCATCAGGATCCAATATATCAAGTAGTTGCTTTGCATATATGCTTTGGCTGGCAGTAAAAATTACTACTTCGAACATCTCTGATACTCTCTCCAAGAATGCGTGGAGATAAGGCCTCTGTTTTACATATACTGTGTACTCTTTCAAATTGAAAAAGACAGTAAAAGTGAAATCCGCATCATCACAGGGTTCCAGTGTAGAATGAACAAGTGTCTCTGCAATAAGAAAACATGACAGATGGCTAAGGTAAATAGGATTTTCAActgtaaatatttcaaaaaccaACATtcagaaaaatgataaatttgattTATATGAATGCAACAATGAAATATCATCCAGTAGAGATGCTTAAAGAAGTCGGTAAAACTAAGTGAATTTCAAATGAATACATTGAATTCacaatcaaattcaattgtaCTTTAAGGCGACTTATTTGTATCTGCGAGCCAATACTGGGGCACTGGAACACTTCGATATGCTACATTGAGCAATCAAGCTTGCTAGCTTCAAAAAGTTAATTGAAAAGGAACTTCAAGCAATCATCAAGCCTACAGCACTTCAGAATAGAGAAATCCCTTTTTTGTCACACTGTTCTGCCAGGATCACTGTTGTCTGTGACCCTTTTCTGATTCTATCACACAACACCTTTTCGACTTCCTGTCACACTTTTCTGGCCACCACCACTGGCTGTCATTGATTCAAGCTGCCGACCACCAGATTGGAATACTCCCTCAAAGGCCAGCCCAACCCCACTGGTTCCATCCTCATTCAAGCTTGCACATGTCCAGACACACATGATTTCTTCAGCTTGATTTCTGTATGCAATGTCGGTGTTTACCACATGTGAATATGTCTCAACACCTTTCTGGACAATGTGCACAGTGCCACCTTCCCTGTACCCAATTTAGCCCTCCCTTCAACAGTATCAAATATCAAACCTCTTTTTTCTACATTTTTCAGAGCTCTTTGGTCAttttatctctctcttgctaTAACCCATGGACTCCAATTCCTCAATCTAGGCCTACAAATTTTTTGTCCAAAATGCTATCTGGACCCAACTTTTTGGTCTCATATTATACAGCCTCGATCTCAGTCCTAGAAGCAGTCTGGCCTCTTCCTGTTTTTGATGCAAATGTGATCTGGCACCAATTTTTTGTCCTAGATATGGTCTAAAACCCCAATCACAGTCATAGACACGGCTAGCCTAGTAGGTGTTTATCCTATATGTCACAATAATTTCAGCTTTGCCATGCCATGGATAGAAAAGTGCTGCATGAATGTCTCTTTTTTAGCTAAAACATTAAATACTCGAAGACAAATCATCcaaaatttattcttaaatcAAAAGTGAAGTGCGACAAATTTTCATGATGTAAGGCCAATctctaagaaaaaataatatttaaaaaaactgaaaaaagggTATTATGAATCAAAAGAAAGTTAATCATATAATaagaaatggtgaattggaTGTAAACAGCATTTAAGTTAATGGTGTCCGTTTATGTACAATGCTATATTAAATAAGTAttgattattaatatattattaatattgagTGGATGACATGCTAACTTAGTTTCTTACCATCTAAGTCCAGCACCAGAGTTATTGACTTTCTTCTTGGAGATTGCTTAGGAATTAGGGTTGGCTGCCCATTTACTTCTATTTCTGATAGTTCTGGTAAATTCTTGATAAATGACTGAGGATCAAAGCACTCTGATTTATCCAAGTCACTTTTAACATTAGACTCCTGGTTGCAGGATCTTATCTGACCTATTGCTGAATACAAACTAGCACTTTCTCGAACCATCACGGCTTCTTCATATGATATGATATCAGAAGTACCAACTTTAATATCATCTTCAAGAGCAGGCAGGATCATGTACTGTTCAGATGCAGTAAACATAGATGGCTCAGCAGATCCATAATCAGATAGGCAGTTGGTTTCGCTGATATCATCATCAAAGGAATTTCCCCCAAAGGGTAAGCTTGTAACGATCATGTCAGAAATGTAGAAGTCTGATACATCACATGTTTCATAACCACATATGCTTCTTCCCTCATCAGCTCCCACTCCCGCCATGTTTGTATCACAAATGCTCACTACAATAGAATCAAAGTCATTAGCATATAGATAATGACAATCAAATAGTCATCAAGTAAGATTTATCCAGAACCAAACACAAGGTCAACAATGATGAACCTTCAAGAACATAAAAACGAAAACAcagaaagaggaagaagatgaagaatagACACCATGATTTGAACAACATGTCAACAACCCCGCACAAACAACAAGTCTAGGCCGTAGATCCACCAAAAAGATTCGAAAAGCCTTTGATAAGAATCCAAGTTTAGTTCTAATCCAAGAACCTCCAGGAGACCCACTCACTCTTACAATTAACCCAATGGTCATTCTCAATTCATTCATCTAAAAACTGATTACAAGTGTTTGTAAAAAGGTGTTTATACCCCAGGAAACAAGGTTAAGGCCCTAAACACATATTAGGTCACAAAATAGGGCCCAAGAGGCCCAAAATACAATTATGTCACTAAATTCCTGACAGCCTTTCTTCAACTTGATATTTCCTTTCAAATCCTCATCAATTCTCTTGGTTTTAGCCCTTGTTAAGGTCTTTTCATGGAGCTCTCCAAGTGTTTCACTTGGTACTTGAAACATTTTCAGTGCCCCCTCCTAGACCTCTATCACTAACCATTATGCTATGACTATCATGtatctctcatttatttattttttgttacaatgACTACAAGGAGATTTAAACCTATGACCTAAAAACACCCGTAAATCCTATCTTCAATTCTCCCAAAAGAATCATAATTTTGATATGCTGAATTCTAAGCTTTCTAATACCCTGTCATAATTGTATAAGTATGTAATGTAATGTAAGTGAATGTACAGTGTTAGCATATGCATGCAACAGACACTGTTGGCATAGCATTGGGGATAAAAATCCATATGGaatgattttatgattttaatcatGTGGTATTTTGTGGCTGTAAACCCAGGTAACAGACCGTTGGGATTATGGCTTACTATTTGTTGATGTTGTAAggggaatttgaaatgtcatcctattattgtatatgcataattacatactaaataacaaaaaaactgGTAGACaataaatcaagaagacttGGTTAAATTTATGTATGGTACCAATATGATAGATCATCATAGTAATTTATTCAATGCTGAAAATAGCTACGGATTTGgccaaaaaagaaagataatttatttaatagtaaTGGATCCCAACTATTTATGAGTTTACTGGACCGAAGAGGAATTGTGAAAAACTGGATTTTGTATAACCTGTCAATCTTGAATGATAAAAATCTGTAAGAATATGAAGGCATTTTCTTCCATTTAAATAAATTGCCAAAGCAGCAGTTAGATACAGAAGAATTTCACTTTTATAGAAGTAAGAGTTTGGTCATATGTAGGACGTCAACTCACAAAAGACACATCAACTCCTCTCACCCCTCATGCCTTCACTATATATATACCCAAGGAAAACATACTTAATGACACAAGTAGACAGTTTATCAAGTACAATAGTAAGATCATAAACAAAGCAAGTGGAGTCAAAAACCCAAGGACACTTCTCCAAAGCAAGTGGACACACAGCAGACACTTCTCCAACAACTGGATACGTAGTGGACACCTCTCTAAACACACAACGGACACTTATCTGGACACACATCAGACACATTTGTGGTTTGCCCCTTTTGCACAACAGCATCCACTCAAATTCTCGAGTACATCAATGTCACTGGTTATTTTCCATACGTCATTGCATCGTCAGCGTCTGGTTGTCTTGCTTGGCTGATTTCGCATTTGTGGTCCCTCTGTTTGTTACTTCATGTTGCTTTTCTTTTCGCTAACTTTCCTCTCATCTCGTGTTTCTGATACACCCTTTGTTTgtcttgatatatatatatatatgtgtgtgtgtgtgtatgtatgtatgtgtcgTGTCCTATGTTTTAGATTTTAGCTGTGTCCCGGTGTCTGTGTCCATGTCTTGTCTTGTGTCCGTGCTTCATAGGGTTTTAGTCTTTTACTACATATGTTTTTAGTGTTTTGTGAGGGACTAAGACCACATCATTTAGATGTAGGAaccaaaaattaattcaatttttatagagacagaataaaacaaaaaatgtaatattttcaagaaccaaaaacatattattCCTTGCtttaattagttttgtttttaaccaTCTATTTAAATTATACAGCAAAGATTCACTCCTTTTACATTCATCCCTCATCTGATCTGATATGCTtcttatacatacatacatacttgtgtgtgtgtgtgtgtgtgtgtgtgtgtgtatatagagagagagagagaggcataTATAACAAGAACATGGCTAATTAAAAATGTGAGAACTATAAATTTAGATTATACAACCATACATGGATAGTCAAGATCAAAAGTTAGTTAGTGATTATAAGAGTATTCATTACTCTTATAGTGATCACATAGCaacttaaaaaagttatttcttttaatcttgACCATTCAAATCTAATaatctattttcattattctcaTTTCTCACAAATCATTCTCACAATCAAACTTTTTAGGTTATAATCTTGGTCACCCATGCATGATCAAACAGTcattgtttgtctctttctcCCAATAAGCCACTACTCTCACTAGATATGCCCCCCATACATATAGGAAATATTTCTATACACACTAACAGCACAGAATTGTCATACCTGCATCTTTTTCAGTATAATGTTGTGAATGGACTTCAATAGGTTCAAAAGCAggagaaaaaattgtttctaaaTTTGCTGTACAGGCGTTAGTTAGTTCCTAGAAAACAGAGAAACAATAGTCAGTTGTGCCATTAATAAATTAAGATCAAGACAATCAGATTCCACCTATAATAAAACACAGGAACTGTTCGTGTGTTAAATTGCATTCATTCTCCTGTTTTTGTGTATGCGGGGAAGAGGGAGGGGAGGACTTCTTAATTACCACTTGATTATATTGCTTTTACGACACTTCCAAACACTAACTGTTAATATactctaataaataaataaaagtaaaggaAGTTAATCACATCTTATCAAGAACCAGACAACAGAAGTCTATgtgcagaaaaaataaaataatcatagaCAAAGAAAAGCAGGGGGGGGGAGGATAAAAGCATTCCAATTCACAAGCTCCAACACTTGAAAAAAGCATTGAAGAAAATGTTGCATATAAAATTTGGGAAAAATAACATCCTCAGCCCTTTAAGAGTTTTACATCATTCCAGAAAATTGACAAGGCCAACAGAGTGTTCAGTTTTTATTGTTGATTTCACAATTCAAGTTTGCTAAGTTTAGAAATAGAAAAGGTTCATAAACAACTAACTTTATGACAAGATAACTTATGAAAACAATTCAACCCAATAATTTAGCAAGAGGAAGTTATGGAACACTTTTAGAATGACAAGGCCGAGCAAACCGTGGATACATTAATTTTAGGACAATTTTTTATGATGGGTTATATCAAACAATCCACACTCCATTTGTGGCAGTTGTCTTGACCATTGTAGTGATTAACACCGAGTTACtagtaaattaaacaaaaagtaaaCTTCCAATGAATAAAGATTGTCTAAAGCCAATAAAATCAAACTCTACCATTTTTCCCAGGACAGAGGAACAAACAGAAAATTGCTGCTCGGATTCAGAGTTTTCTTTATCTAGAAATTCTTTGTTATCAACAGATTGATCACATGCAACATCTTTGGGCTGCGTCCTTGAGGAAACTGCAGAGAAATAGTAAGAACCATCAAATTTGAGGAATTGAAATAATTTGAGCATAAATTTAAACACAAATCCATAAAATAAGGAAGATTGTATGTATACAGAAAGTAATGTCTACTATTACAGCACAGAAATATATTATATCAAGAATAACAGCCAGAACtggaaacacaattttatagTTCGCCAACTTTACTCAgtcaaaaagattaaaaaaactagTTCTTTTATACAAAATGAATCTTACCAAAACAACTTTATCTACATTAAAAAACTTTAAGAAAACCCTAATAATGATTTAATAGCTGTACAATAATGATGCCGGCACAACAGCACTTAAGAAAACTCTGATCCAAAGATTCCAATAccttacaaaaagaaaaaattgacgaCCATGAGAAACCTAAAGGTTAGTAGGCTACATGTTCAGAACTACTTAAAATGCTTATCAGAAACCAAAGTTTAAAGTTCCATCTCAGATCATAAATCCATAGCCATATCACACAGAACAACTCTTTCTTACCTCCTCATCTGAGAGGCTCAAAAGCCAGTCTCAACTCACATGACCAAGGCAAAGATAGGTAAGCCATTTCATCTAAAGCAAGGACTACCCTTGTAGTACTAAAGTAGCTACATTTTCAGTCTGTTTGTTTTTATCTCTGTCATTACAACAAGGACTTAGATCTTCTCACCTGATTTTTTCACATGACTTTGCCATGTGGTGAGAGATTGACATAACATAGGACAATTTGTGAGACCCTGTGTAGGGGTGTGGCACCCAGTGCAGGACGGCCTAAAtgtctttcctttttttcacaTGAAATGGTAATTTGGAAAACTAACATGAGGGGATCTACATCCCTTAGGAACACAGATGTTCTTCAATTTATCTTTCCTAGTAGAATGCCAAAAGTCATGTATATCACAGATCACtccttttcttaaattaaaaaacaaatgaagGTAATCATTAGCCAGGTAGATCAGCAAGAATTGTTCTGTAAGAAGctagtttttgtaaattatgaaCAATACAAAGTCACGAATTGTCcataataaagaaaatctaAATATCATAAGGTCATGTGATTTTGCAAGTTGTCCATACAAGATTAGAAGGATTCAAATCAGtaacttattatataatatgttaaaaaaatagcataaagTAAGCTAAAAAAGAGCAAGAAGTGAAGCAAAAAGCACAAATCATTGTTAAAGACACtaactagaaaaataaaaacaaatttataaagaTACTTAGACAGAAATCTCAGAGACGGATTGGAAACTGCCACTTACCATCTAGGCAATTTTGAACAGTAGTGTCTATTTCAGCCTTTTGAGTAGAAATCATGATTTTAGAACATGGGcttttggaaattatttttgattttgGACACACATGAAGATCCTTTGTTTCTGTTAAACAGCTCACGCTTACTTTGCTCTTCATTTTTAGGGATGGCATTTGATTTGTGCTTACAATAGGTGCAACAATCTTGCTCTGGGCACATCCGTGGGAAACCAATGTCCCTCTAGACAGTCAAAGTAGCAGAGGCTGTTGCACAAAAAGAGACAGAAATCCAAATTaccaattatatataatagaagtaaaaatatacattaaggattttaaacaaagaaaaaaaaatacaattacacAAGTAGCAAGCAACAAATTTTGAATCAGAAATAGGAAACATGCAATTGGGAAACTAAAAGCCCAAGTCTTCTTTTCTTgttatatgaaagaaaacaatatcatcaagaaaagAGTGATTACAAAGTAATAGATAAgtataacaaattataaaatactatatgtacaaaaatattagcaGTTTCCTTGCCTATTAATTACATCAAATTACTCAAACACTGGAGACTACCAAAACATAGAATGCACATAAAAGTAAAACCCTTTGCCAAAAAATGATTTCACCAAGCAAAGAAGTCTAAAGGAAAAACACAGCCGCCGTATAGAATAGCATCTTCAAACACAACTTGGTTAAAGGATGCAAAGTCAGAACCATAACATTatcaaggtaaaaaaaaaaagaaatcttggcaaaattaaattcaagttTGAAATAATTGGTTTTCTAATAAAGTAATTTCCCTTGAGTCAGTCATATATACAAAGTCCAAATTGTTTTCCCATCCTCTGATTAGGTCCTAAGTCCTAACCAAATTACTCACACCACAAAAacctaatttaataaaaaaaaataagaaaaacaaaacagcaTCTCTAGCTGAGTTTTCAAACCAGATTAGTAAATCACTtttacataacaaaaaaaaacacacacacacacacactttgaCCACTTTCTAATGTTCGACACTTTCTAAGGATAATAGTCATCAACAAGACAAACAGAATttacacgttcaacacaattcaCATACTCCAATACGCGAAAACACTGAAAAGCCAAAACCCAAAACCCCATGTCGCAAAACGCACACGAAACTCATGAACTGACGGGCCAAATCGGAACTCAACCCCGAAAATcgtaacaacaaaaacaaagcaAATCGCAATTGCCACACGCGAAGTCGCAAAAACCGAACCAGAAAACGTTCTCAAAaccacaaattaaacaaaaacaaaaaaaaaagaagaaaaaacgtaACAATGAAGTCCAACTTTCGGTTACGCACCAGCATAACTAACATCCAAACAAACAGTTCccgaaaattaaagaagaataaaaacaaaaaaagaagctgaaaattttttaaaaatgttagaaaGTTGAGAGTGAAATTGGAAAGAGGGGATTTTTGTTACCTGTGGTGGGAACTGAACCAAAGAAACCAGCCCTTAGTTTTTCTCTCTAGAAATGTTCCATTTGGGCCAGACTGAGAGAaagaaaggagagagagagagagagagagaaaatgggCAGTGTGAAACCTGCTAGTAGTAATATTATTATGTGTGTTGTTGGAGGATGGTTCTGACGGCTGGGATGGGATCTGTGCCTTCAACCGCTAGGAAAGTGCCACGTGGTGCGTGGAACCAGCTCAGTGTGACGCGTTGACACGTGCTGTTTCGCGGAAAGAGAGGAACTTTTGGAGGGCGTGGTGATATGCTCCCACGCGCTGGATGGGATGCGCGTGGCGCACGCGACTGTTTGGTCCTTCGGAGTCCAGCGCcaacctttttttcttgtttttttttttgttgaagaccatttttttcttgcttgtggtaagttttattttttaagcatattggtataaaataatcttgtcactcaaagtaatttttattagaaattgtGAGCTCACATAATAATGttttctaatattatttattttatatttaatgatcaattaaaatttgaatcttaaattatttaattaaaaaatataaattattatcacttttatcaatttttgttatatttggtATTGCTAGACAGTTGTTCGAGTTTGAGGTCAACTAATCAGCTTCGTCCAAGTGCATTCAGCATGTTTATGACATACTACTATATCTATGTTAATGTGTGTACGACTTGAATGtggaaatcaattatttgaatgGTGTATCATCTCCTGTTGTTATAATTAGTTATATGTTGTTTctcagtttctttttttttaaacactttTAAAAGCAAATCATATAGTATTCGTGAATATTTAGATTGAAGTTAGAAATGTTATAAATgtgtttcaataaataaaagcaaaatgaaagcaaaaacaTGGGTCTTGAAAGGGTCGGTAAAACAACTAAAGTTCTTTTAAGCCTTAAAAAAATTAGgcctcaaaaaaatatattaataattataagatatatattttcttataatacccataaaaaataatattaaagaaatataattttaattttcgatAAGACTCATAATTTATTGTTTAGTTTtcgtttaaaattaattattcagtAATTCTTATTAATTAGTCTATCTCTCGATTAGATATATAAGAGGTTTCTCAATTTGaatatatcaattttcattaaattaatttaaaattttatttcttattttctctaattatcaaaagtaattcaaaattttttctctattctttcccaaattagttgaaatattattttcattctcatttATACTCTTTGTTCATGAAGATTATTTCTTCCTTTATTCTCATTTGATTAAGTAcacttattgattttttttctcattattcCTTATTTTGCTTTTGATTTGTGATTTGGCTTTGATGCTCCTATTTTCATTCACATGTAAGGTATTACACATGTTGTTTTAATAATTCTTCTGTCTATTTGGCTAAATCATTTGAAGCCTTTATgctctttttttgctttttgaaatacgattgtaatttttataatttttttataattcagttctggtattatttttgtataatttcttaaaattctaaaatatttttgttttacatttattaGTTTCAAAGTTCAGAGAACATTGCGGTGAAGTATctcaacttaaaaaaatatataaagtaattCATTTGTAAGTTAgcaattaggttttattgttctaacattttttttataatcttgatttataatttttatttattttttatacattagtttctttatttcaaaatgtcaactcaaaaatttgaatatgattattcaaaacttaaaaaaaaaaaaaaaaagagttgataCTTTCATTGAATCACAAAAAGGGGCTCTAGAtagatttttcaaaatcaataaaaataaatctaaaaatatggGTAATTGCTTGTTGAATGAACAAGTTAAAAATGTAGAaattgataaaaatgaaaatagaaaagaagtaTTAGTTAATGAACAAGTTAACAATGTAGTAattgatgaaaatgaaaatagagaaGAAGTATTATTAGTTGAACAAGATTATAT is a genomic window containing:
- the LOC114367818 gene encoding CTD small phosphatase-like protein 2 isoform X2, encoding MPSLKMKSKVSVSCLTETKDLHVCPKSKIISKSPCSKIMISTQKAEIDTTVQNCLDVSSRTQPKDVACDQSVDNKEFLDKENSESEQQFSVCSSVLGKMELTNACTANLETIFSPAFEPIEVHSQHYTEKDAVSICDTNMAGVGADEGRSICGYETCDVSDFYISDMIVTSLPFGGNSFDDDISETNCLSDYGSAEPSMFTASEQYMILPALEDDIKVGTSDIISYEEAVMVRESASLYSAIGQIRSCNQESNVKSDLDKSECFDPQSFIKNLPELSEIEVNGQPTLIPKQSPRRKSITLVLDLDETLVHSTLEPCDDADFTFTVFFNLKEYTVYVKQRPYLHAFLERVSEMFEVVIFTASQSIYAKQLLDILDPDGRFISRRMYRESCLFSDGNYTKDLTILGVDLAKVAIIDNSPQV
- the LOC114367818 gene encoding CTD small phosphatase-like protein 2 isoform X1, with the protein product MPSLKMKSKVSVSCLTETKDLHVCPKSKIISKSPCSKIMISTQKAEIDTTVQNCLDVSSRTQPKDVACDQSVDNKEFLDKENSESEQQFSVCSSVLGKMELTNACTANLETIFSPAFEPIEVHSQHYTEKDAVSICDTNMAGVGADEGRSICGYETCDVSDFYISDMIVTSLPFGGNSFDDDISETNCLSDYGSAEPSMFTASEQYMILPALEDDIKVGTSDIISYEEAVMVRESASLYSAIGQIRSCNQESNVKSDLDKSECFDPQSFIKNLPELSEIEVNGQPTLIPKQSPRRKSITLVLDLDETLVHSTLEPCDDADFTFTVFFNLKEYTVYVKQRPYLHAFLERVSEMFEVVIFTASQSIYAKQLLDILDPDGRFISRRMYRESCLFSDGNYTKDLTILGVDLAKVAIIDNSPQVFRLQVNNGIPIKSWFDDPLDCALMSLLPFLETLADADDVRPIIAKRYGNKE